One window of Candidatus Krumholzibacteriia bacterium genomic DNA carries:
- a CDS encoding MFS transporter, whose product TAISQGLLTRVVIPGVGERRTAVMGLVCAFCAYVVFAFASRGWMMFAGMSAWLMAGLVYPSMQAIMSQQVPANAQGELQGAVASLYSLAAVIGPPLMTQLFGRFSADGAPIHFPGAAFLCAASLMAVSGVLLVRAIRRGAARERVRTPAATTVEPAVPMETKPV is encoded by the coding sequence ACCGCCATCAGCCAGGGACTTCTCACCCGTGTCGTCATCCCGGGTGTGGGCGAGCGCCGCACGGCCGTGATGGGCCTCGTGTGCGCGTTCTGTGCCTACGTGGTCTTCGCGTTCGCGTCGCGGGGGTGGATGATGTTCGCAGGTATGAGCGCGTGGCTGATGGCGGGGCTGGTGTATCCGTCCATGCAGGCCATCATGTCGCAGCAGGTGCCGGCCAACGCGCAGGGCGAGCTGCAGGGCGCGGTGGCCAGCCTGTACAGCCTGGCCGCGGTGATCGGTCCGCCACTGATGACGCAACTCTTCGGCCGCTTCTCCGCTGACGGTGCGCCCATCCACTTTCCAGGTGCGGCGTTCCTGTGCGCTGCTTCCCTGATGGCGGTGAGCGGCGTACTGCTGGTGCGCGCCATCCGGCGCGGAGCCGCCCGCGAACGGGTCCGCACGCCGGCGGCCACAACCGTGGAACCCGCGGTTCCCATGGAGACGAAACCCGTTTGA